One Pseudomonadota bacterium DNA window includes the following coding sequences:
- a CDS encoding intein-containing RctB family protein, with protein sequence MDLERIHDYAWRIPKHGKMRVDGIIFASRRMLDDILKDESVQQVINVATLPGIVRASLAMPDIHWGYGFPIGGVAAFDADEGIISPGGVGYDVNCLTEYSMILDSYGCKRPVASFQNPQSTDILPCLDKLSGLEPARIKAFIRRSSGGRVIRLTTESGKILEATREHPVLTPSGMIPIGEIAEGEDVAVYHFEGVPFEPPQKDVIVDDADILSELRQIGRGRHGNSSLQVINYLRKKGVLPLRYDSPQLPHLLRILGFIFGDGTLYLEKGRRRYVAGFYGKEDDLRSIRYDVLASGFTPSPIYHRDRRHSIQTHYNVYEFERRESFFFVRGNAFGTLMSALCVPVGRKAEVSYKVPRWVKKAQPWQRRLFLAALFGAELSTPRTMTGHGRNFNCPVLDMNKREGLAEDGRKFLGQISRMLRDFGVETLKISERKESTSKRGGLTCRLRLMLSGRCESLVNLYGKIGFEYNKARQARGAEAAAYLKFKERHLILREQLADNIRDYVRMTGTDSRSAYAYFKNWAPNLQFVQRSMSERSTRVRVVEGFQTLEEFTRNSTAGLGGSGCVWESVIAVDEEPYDGPVYDFTMDHPAHNFIADGFVVSNCGVRLLRSDLAVDDVRPRMREIVNQLFRDIPTGVGSHHKSFKLGPDDEKHVLKDGAEWAVSHGYGEEADLAFIESAGCLPGADPQALSDRAKQRGRDQLGTLGSGNHFVEVEEVVEIYDEQAANVMGLFPGQVVITVHTGSRGLGHQVCEDNIERMLAASRKYGIELPDKQLCCAPVDSPEGRQYFAAMAAAANFAFANRQVITHWVRQALEHALKMGPADHGIRPVYDVCHNIAKFEEHMVGGSSQRLCVHRKGATRAYPARHPEVPAAYRGIGQPVLIPGDMGRYSFVLVGTAQAMEETFGSTCHGAGRLMSRHAAKRACRGRNIEQELAAKGIVVRGASRDTVVEEVPEAYKDVAEVVDAVVGAGISRKVAKLKPMGVIKG encoded by the coding sequence ATGGACCTCGAACGCATCCACGACTACGCGTGGCGCATACCGAAACACGGCAAGATGCGCGTGGACGGGATCATCTTCGCCTCGCGCAGGATGCTGGACGACATCCTCAAAGACGAGAGCGTGCAGCAGGTGATCAACGTCGCCACGCTCCCGGGCATCGTCCGCGCGTCTCTGGCAATGCCCGACATCCACTGGGGCTACGGGTTTCCTATCGGCGGCGTGGCTGCGTTCGATGCGGACGAGGGAATTATATCCCCTGGCGGAGTTGGTTATGACGTGAATTGTCTGACCGAATATTCAATGATATTAGATAGTTACGGCTGCAAACGACCTGTGGCCTCCTTCCAGAATCCACAGTCCACTGATATCCTGCCGTGTCTCGACAAATTGAGCGGACTTGAGCCGGCCAGAATCAAGGCGTTTATCAGGAGGTCGTCAGGCGGAAGAGTGATTCGCCTCACGACCGAATCAGGTAAGATACTTGAAGCAACACGTGAGCATCCGGTACTCACGCCTTCAGGTATGATACCGATCGGCGAAATCGCAGAGGGCGAAGATGTCGCTGTCTATCATTTTGAAGGAGTTCCTTTTGAGCCGCCTCAGAAAGATGTAATTGTCGATGATGCCGACATCCTGTCCGAGTTGAGGCAGATCGGAAGAGGCAGACACGGCAATTCCTCCCTTCAGGTCATAAATTACCTGAGAAAAAAAGGGGTCCTCCCCCTGAGATACGATTCGCCTCAGCTGCCCCATTTGTTGCGCATTCTCGGCTTCATTTTCGGCGATGGCACGCTTTATCTCGAAAAGGGAAGACGTAGGTATGTGGCCGGTTTCTATGGGAAGGAAGATGATCTCCGATCAATACGGTATGATGTCCTGGCTTCGGGTTTCACTCCTTCCCCGATATATCATCGAGACCGCAGACATTCGATTCAAACACACTACAATGTTTATGAATTCGAACGAAGAGAATCTTTCTTCTTTGTGCGGGGCAATGCCTTTGGGACGCTTATGTCGGCGCTGTGTGTGCCGGTTGGCAGGAAAGCCGAAGTCTCCTATAAAGTTCCTCGATGGGTAAAGAAGGCGCAGCCCTGGCAGAGAAGGCTGTTTTTGGCAGCGCTCTTTGGCGCAGAGCTCAGCACGCCCAGGACGATGACCGGGCACGGTCGCAACTTCAATTGTCCGGTACTCGACATGAACAAGCGTGAAGGTCTTGCTGAGGACGGAAGAAAATTCCTGGGCCAGATTTCCAGGATGCTGCGCGATTTCGGCGTGGAGACTCTCAAGATATCGGAGAGGAAGGAATCGACCTCAAAGAGAGGTGGGCTTACGTGCAGGCTTCGGCTGATGCTCTCCGGACGCTGCGAAAGCCTCGTCAATCTTTATGGCAAAATCGGTTTTGAATACAATAAAGCGAGGCAGGCAAGGGGAGCGGAGGCGGCGGCGTATCTCAAGTTCAAGGAACGCCACCTCATCCTCAGGGAACAGCTGGCCGACAACATCCGCGATTACGTGAGGATGACCGGCACAGATTCCAGATCGGCATATGCCTATTTCAAAAACTGGGCGCCGAATCTTCAGTTTGTGCAGAGGTCGATGAGCGAAAGGTCGACGCGCGTGAGGGTTGTGGAGGGTTTTCAGACATTAGAGGAATTCACACGCAACAGCACTGCTGGTCTTGGTGGAAGCGGCTGCGTGTGGGAATCCGTGATTGCTGTGGATGAGGAGCCTTATGATGGGCCGGTGTATGACTTCACCATGGACCACCCCGCCCACAACTTCATCGCAGACGGGTTCGTCGTCTCCAACTGCGGCGTGCGCCTGCTGCGCTCCGATCTTGCGGTCGACGACGTCAGGCCGCGCATGCGCGAGATCGTGAACCAGCTCTTCCGCGACATCCCCACCGGAGTCGGCTCCCATCACAAGAGTTTCAAGCTGGGTCCTGACGACGAAAAGCACGTGCTCAAGGACGGCGCGGAATGGGCCGTAAGCCACGGCTACGGCGAGGAAGCCGACCTCGCCTTCATCGAGTCGGCGGGCTGCCTCCCGGGTGCCGACCCGCAGGCGCTCTCCGATCGCGCAAAGCAGCGCGGCCGCGACCAGCTCGGCACGCTCGGTTCTGGCAACCACTTCGTGGAGGTTGAGGAGGTGGTGGAGATCTACGACGAGCAGGCCGCGAACGTGATGGGGCTCTTCCCAGGCCAGGTCGTGATCACCGTGCACACCGGCTCGCGCGGGCTGGGACATCAGGTCTGCGAGGACAACATCGAGAGGATGCTGGCGGCATCGCGCAAGTACGGCATCGAGCTGCCTGACAAGCAGCTCTGCTGCGCGCCGGTGGATTCGCCCGAGGGCAGGCAGTACTTCGCTGCCATGGCTGCGGCGGCCAACTTCGCATTCGCAAACCGCCAGGTCATCACGCACTGGGTGAGGCAGGCACTCGAGCACGCGCTGAAGATGGGGCCTGCGGATCACGGCATCAGGCCTGTCTACGACGTGTGCCACAACATCGCCAAGTTCGAGGAGCACATGGTGGGGGGCAGCTCGCAGAGGCTCTGCGTGCACCGCAAGGGCGCCACGCGCGCCTATCCCGCGCGCCATCCCGAGGTCCCGGCCGCGTATCGCGGGATCGGCCAGCCGGTCCTCATCCCCGGCGACATGGGCCGCTACTCGTTCGTGCTCGTGGGCACTGCGCAGGCCATGGAGGAGACCTTCGGCTCCACATGCCACGGCGCCGGCCGCCTCATGTCCAGGCACGCTGCCAAGCGCGCATGCCGCGGCCGCAACATCGAGCAGGAGCTGGCGGCCAAGGGGATCGTCGTGCGCGGCGCGTCGCGCGACACCGTGGTCGAGGAGGTGCCGGAGGCGTACAAGGATGTCGCGGAGGTCGTGGACGCGGTCGTGGGCGCCGGCATCTCGCGCAAGGTAGCAAAACTCAAGCCCATGGGCGTGATAAAGGGATAA